In Pongo abelii isolate AG06213 chromosome 15, NHGRI_mPonAbe1-v2.0_pri, whole genome shotgun sequence, a single window of DNA contains:
- the TTC5 gene encoding tetratricopeptide repeat protein 5 isoform X2: MMADEEEEVKPILQKLQELVDQLYSFRDCYFETHSVEDAGRKQQDVRKEMEKTLQQMEEVVGSVQGKAQVLMLTGKALNVTPDYSPKAEELLSKAVKLEPELVEAWNQLGEVYWKKGDVAAAHTCFSGALTHCRNKVSLQNLSMVLRQLRTDTEDEHSHHVMDSVRQAKLAVQMDVRDGRSWYILGNSYLSLYFSTGQNPKISQQALSAYAQAEKVDRKASSNPDLHLNRATGKVKTKKLQSMLGSLRPAHLGPCGDGHYQSASGQKVTLELKPLSTLQPGVNSGAVILGKVVFSLTTEEKVPFTFGLVDSDGPCYAVMVYNIVQSWGVLIGDSVAIPEPNLRLHRIQHKGKDYSFSSVRVETPLLLVVNGKPQGSSSQAVAAVASRPQCE, encoded by the exons ATGATGGCTGATGAAGAGGAAGAAGTCAAGCCGATCTTGCAGAAATTGCAG GAACTAGTGGATCAGCTCTATTCATTTCGAGACTGCTATTTCGAGACACATAGTGTTGAGGATGCTGGGAGGAAGCAACAGGATGTGcggaaggagatggagaagacCCTACAGCAGATGGAAGAAGTAGTGG gTTCTGTCCAGGGCAAGGCACAAGTTCTAATGCTAACTGGGAAAGCACTAAATGTGACTCCTGACTATAGCCCTAAGGCTGAGGAGCTTCTGTCAAAGGCTGTGAAGCTGGAGCCCGAGCTGGTGGAAGCCTGGAACCAGCTGGGTGAGGTGTACTGGAAAAAAGGGGATGTTGCAGCTGCCCACACCTGCTTCTCAGGAGCCCTCACCCAT TGCAGAAACAAAGTCTCCTTGCAAAACCTGTCAATGGTGCTTCGCCAGCTGCGGACTGACACTGAAGATGAACATTCTCACCATGTCATGGACAGTGTCCGACAGGCTAAGTTGGCTGTTCAGATGGATGTCCGTGATGGCCGCTCCTGGT ATATTCTTGGGAATTCATATCTTTCCCTTTACTTCTCTACTGGCCAGAACCCTAAGATCTCCCAGCAAGCCCTCAGTGCCTATGCCCAAGCA GAGAAGGTTGACAGAAAAGCTTCTAGCAATCCTGACCTTCATCTGAACAGGGCGACG GGAAAGGTGAAGACCAAAAAGCTGCAGAGCATGCTGGGAAGCTTGCGCCCAGCCCATCTAGGCCCTTGCGGTGATGGGCACTATCAGTCAGCCTCTGGGCAGAAAGTGACCCTGGAGCTCAAGCCACTGAGTACGCTTCAGCCTGGGGTGAACAGCGGTGCCGTCATCCTGGGAAAGGTGGTATTTAGCCTTACCACAGAGGAGAAAGTCCCCTT TACATTTGGCCTGGTAGATTCAGATGGACCTTGCTATGCAGTGATGGTGTACAATATAGTGCAGAGCTGGGGAGTGCTCATTGGAGACTCTGTAGCCATCCCTGAGCCCAACCTGCGACTTCACCGAATTCAGCACAAAGGAAAG
- the TTC5 gene encoding tetratricopeptide repeat protein 5 isoform X1 produces MMADEEEEVKPILQKLQELVDQLYSFRDCYFETHSVEDAGRKQQDVRKEMEKTLQQMEEVVGSVQGKAQVLMLTGKALNVTPDYSPKAEELLSKAVKLEPELVEAWNQLGEVYWKKGDVAAAHTCFSGALTHCRNKVSLQNLSMVLRQLRTDTEDEHSHHVMDSVRQAKLAVQMDVRDGRSWYILGNSYLSLYFSTGQNPKISQQALSAYAQAEKVDRKASSNPDLHLNRATLHKYEESYGEALEGFSRAAALDPAWPEPRQREQQLLEFLDRLTSLLESKGKVKTKKLQSMLGSLRPAHLGPCGDGHYQSASGQKVTLELKPLSTLQPGVNSGAVILGKVVFSLTTEEKVPFTFGLVDSDGPCYAVMVYNIVQSWGVLIGDSVAIPEPNLRLHRIQHKGKDYSFSSVRVETPLLLVVNGKPQGSSSQAVAAVASRPQCE; encoded by the exons ATGATGGCTGATGAAGAGGAAGAAGTCAAGCCGATCTTGCAGAAATTGCAG GAACTAGTGGATCAGCTCTATTCATTTCGAGACTGCTATTTCGAGACACATAGTGTTGAGGATGCTGGGAGGAAGCAACAGGATGTGcggaaggagatggagaagacCCTACAGCAGATGGAAGAAGTAGTGG gTTCTGTCCAGGGCAAGGCACAAGTTCTAATGCTAACTGGGAAAGCACTAAATGTGACTCCTGACTATAGCCCTAAGGCTGAGGAGCTTCTGTCAAAGGCTGTGAAGCTGGAGCCCGAGCTGGTGGAAGCCTGGAACCAGCTGGGTGAGGTGTACTGGAAAAAAGGGGATGTTGCAGCTGCCCACACCTGCTTCTCAGGAGCCCTCACCCAT TGCAGAAACAAAGTCTCCTTGCAAAACCTGTCAATGGTGCTTCGCCAGCTGCGGACTGACACTGAAGATGAACATTCTCACCATGTCATGGACAGTGTCCGACAGGCTAAGTTGGCTGTTCAGATGGATGTCCGTGATGGCCGCTCCTGGT ATATTCTTGGGAATTCATATCTTTCCCTTTACTTCTCTACTGGCCAGAACCCTAAGATCTCCCAGCAAGCCCTCAGTGCCTATGCCCAAGCA GAGAAGGTTGACAGAAAAGCTTCTAGCAATCCTGACCTTCATCTGAACAGGGCGACG TTGCATAAATATGAAGAGAGTTATGGGGAGGCCCTGGAGGGCTTCTCTCGGGCTGCAGCCCTGGACCCTGCCTGGCCAGAGCCCCGGCAACGAGAGCAACAACTTCTGGAATTCCTGGATAGATTAACCAGCCTCCTTGAGAGTAAG GGAAAGGTGAAGACCAAAAAGCTGCAGAGCATGCTGGGAAGCTTGCGCCCAGCCCATCTAGGCCCTTGCGGTGATGGGCACTATCAGTCAGCCTCTGGGCAGAAAGTGACCCTGGAGCTCAAGCCACTGAGTACGCTTCAGCCTGGGGTGAACAGCGGTGCCGTCATCCTGGGAAAGGTGGTATTTAGCCTTACCACAGAGGAGAAAGTCCCCTT TACATTTGGCCTGGTAGATTCAGATGGACCTTGCTATGCAGTGATGGTGTACAATATAGTGCAGAGCTGGGGAGTGCTCATTGGAGACTCTGTAGCCATCCCTGAGCCCAACCTGCGACTTCACCGAATTCAGCACAAAGGAAAG
- the TTC5 gene encoding tetratricopeptide repeat protein 5 isoform X3, whose translation MEKTLQQMEEVVGSVQGKAQVLMLTGKALNVTPDYSPKAEELLSKAVKLEPELVEAWNQLGEVYWKKGDVAAAHTCFSGALTHCRNKVSLQNLSMVLRQLRTDTEDEHSHHVMDSVRQAKLAVQMDVRDGRSWYILGNSYLSLYFSTGQNPKISQQALSAYAQAEKVDRKASSNPDLHLNRATLHKYEESYGEALEGFSRAAALDPAWPEPRQREQQLLEFLDRLTSLLESKGKVKTKKLQSMLGSLRPAHLGPCGDGHYQSASGQKVTLELKPLSTLQPGVNSGAVILGKVVFSLTTEEKVPFTFGLVDSDGPCYAVMVYNIVQSWGVLIGDSVAIPEPNLRLHRIQHKGKDYSFSSVRVETPLLLVVNGKPQGSSSQAVAAVASRPQCE comes from the exons atggagaagacCCTACAGCAGATGGAAGAAGTAGTGG gTTCTGTCCAGGGCAAGGCACAAGTTCTAATGCTAACTGGGAAAGCACTAAATGTGACTCCTGACTATAGCCCTAAGGCTGAGGAGCTTCTGTCAAAGGCTGTGAAGCTGGAGCCCGAGCTGGTGGAAGCCTGGAACCAGCTGGGTGAGGTGTACTGGAAAAAAGGGGATGTTGCAGCTGCCCACACCTGCTTCTCAGGAGCCCTCACCCAT TGCAGAAACAAAGTCTCCTTGCAAAACCTGTCAATGGTGCTTCGCCAGCTGCGGACTGACACTGAAGATGAACATTCTCACCATGTCATGGACAGTGTCCGACAGGCTAAGTTGGCTGTTCAGATGGATGTCCGTGATGGCCGCTCCTGGT ATATTCTTGGGAATTCATATCTTTCCCTTTACTTCTCTACTGGCCAGAACCCTAAGATCTCCCAGCAAGCCCTCAGTGCCTATGCCCAAGCA GAGAAGGTTGACAGAAAAGCTTCTAGCAATCCTGACCTTCATCTGAACAGGGCGACG TTGCATAAATATGAAGAGAGTTATGGGGAGGCCCTGGAGGGCTTCTCTCGGGCTGCAGCCCTGGACCCTGCCTGGCCAGAGCCCCGGCAACGAGAGCAACAACTTCTGGAATTCCTGGATAGATTAACCAGCCTCCTTGAGAGTAAG GGAAAGGTGAAGACCAAAAAGCTGCAGAGCATGCTGGGAAGCTTGCGCCCAGCCCATCTAGGCCCTTGCGGTGATGGGCACTATCAGTCAGCCTCTGGGCAGAAAGTGACCCTGGAGCTCAAGCCACTGAGTACGCTTCAGCCTGGGGTGAACAGCGGTGCCGTCATCCTGGGAAAGGTGGTATTTAGCCTTACCACAGAGGAGAAAGTCCCCTT TACATTTGGCCTGGTAGATTCAGATGGACCTTGCTATGCAGTGATGGTGTACAATATAGTGCAGAGCTGGGGAGTGCTCATTGGAGACTCTGTAGCCATCCCTGAGCCCAACCTGCGACTTCACCGAATTCAGCACAAAGGAAAG